A stretch of the Neodiprion lecontei isolate iyNeoLeco1 chromosome 4, iyNeoLeco1.1, whole genome shotgun sequence genome encodes the following:
- the LOC107220289 gene encoding mediator of RNA polymerase II transcription subunit 10, with amino-acid sequence MASPLENLETQLELFIENVRQIRIIVSDFQPQGQNVLNQKIQGLVNGLQEVDKLKSQVQDVHVPLEVFDYIDQGRNPQLYTKDCIEKALTKNEQVKGKIDAYRKFKANMLLELTCVFPNELAKYRAIRGDE; translated from the exons ATGGCGTCGCCgttggaaaacctggaaaccCAGCTCGAACTTTTTATCGAAAATGTGCGCCAGATTCGTATAATAGTGAGCGATTTCCAACCTCAAGGGCAAAACGTGCTCAATCAAAAGAT ACAAGGTCTTGTGAATGGACTTCAAGAAGTGGACAAGTTGAAATCGCAGGTCCAAGATGTTCACGTTCCGCTGGAAGTCTTTGA TTACATAGATCAGGGACGAAACCCACAACTCTACACCAAAGACTGCATCGAGAAGGCGCTTACAAAGAATGAACAGGTTAAGGGAAAGATTGATGCGTACAGAAAATTCAAGGCCAACATGCTGCTCGAGTTGACTTGTGTTTTTCCTAATGAGCTAGCAAAATACAGAGCGATTCGTGGTGATGAGTAA